In a genomic window of Shouchella clausii:
- a CDS encoding SDR family oxidoreductase: MKPLEGKVALVAGGTRGAGRGIAMELGAAGATVYITGRTTRNEISEYGRPETIEETADLVNNIGGIGIAVQADHLIHEQVQSLIERIEKEHGRLDILVNDIWGGEYLVDGNTRVWEHSLEKGLRMLRLAIDTHLITSHYALPLLIKNEGGLVIEMTDGTKEYNNENYRLPMFYDLAKTSVIRMAEGLAHELVQHHCTAVSLTPGWMRSEIMLDHYGVKEENWLDATKKEPHFVISETPRYVGRAVAALAGDLEVSRWNGQSLSSGKLAQVYGFTDLDGSQPDCWRYIVEVQDAGKQADATGYR; this comes from the coding sequence ATGAAACCTTTAGAAGGAAAAGTAGCTTTAGTAGCTGGTGGTACAAGGGGAGCCGGACGTGGAATTGCAATGGAATTGGGTGCCGCAGGGGCTACTGTCTATATCACTGGGCGTACTACCCGAAACGAGATATCTGAATACGGGCGCCCTGAAACGATTGAAGAAACAGCGGATTTAGTAAATAACATAGGTGGAATCGGAATTGCTGTTCAAGCTGACCATCTTATTCATGAACAAGTACAGTCCTTAATTGAAAGAATTGAGAAAGAACATGGAAGGTTAGATATACTTGTAAATGATATTTGGGGAGGTGAATATCTTGTTGATGGGAATACGAGAGTATGGGAGCATTCGCTTGAAAAAGGCTTAAGAATGCTTCGCTTAGCGATTGATACTCATTTGATTACGAGCCACTACGCATTACCATTGCTCATCAAAAACGAAGGTGGACTTGTCATAGAAATGACCGATGGCACAAAAGAGTATAATAATGAGAACTATCGCTTACCAATGTTTTATGATCTAGCGAAAACCTCAGTCATCCGTATGGCAGAAGGGCTCGCACACGAATTAGTACAGCATCATTGCACAGCTGTCTCCTTAACCCCAGGCTGGATGCGATCCGAAATTATGCTTGATCATTATGGTGTCAAGGAAGAAAACTGGCTTGACGCTACTAAGAAAGAACCTCATTTCGTCATCTCAGAAACGCCACGTTATGTGGGTCGAGCTGTTGCAGCCCTTGCTGGAGATCTCGAAGTCTCACGTTGGAACGGTCAATCTCTGTCAAGCGGAAAGCTTGCACAGGTTTATGGTTTCACTGATCTTGATGGTTCTCAGCCAGATTGTTGGCGCTATATCGTGGAAGTGCAGGATGCTGGCAAACAAGCAGATGCTACCGGCTATCGTTAA
- a CDS encoding HTH domain-containing protein: MINTRGDRLLSILLLLQNRGKLTTNELAKERTIHRDMVALSTAGIHILAERGKFGGWRLLEQYRTNLTGLKDNEIKSLFISPSLQLLNRADGGRTGTYTKAGEELTTNKKGNSYISYADFAIAIADEVEQASVLKGRFSVVGDEL; this comes from the coding sequence GTGATAAATACGCGTGGGGATCGGTTACTATCTATATTACTGTTGCTTCAAAATAGAGGTAAATTAACAACCAATGAATTAGCCAAAGAACGTACTATTCATCGAGATATGGTGGCATTGAGTACAGCAGGTATTCATATTTTAGCTGAACGGGGGAAATTCGGCGGATGGAGATTACTTGAACAATATCGGACAAATTTAACGGGTTTAAAAGATAATGAAATTAAGTCTTTGTTTATTTCGCCATCACTCCAGTTACTAAATAGAGCAGATGGAGGCAGAACAGGCACTTATACAAAAGCTGGCGAAGAACTAACAACGAATAAAAAGGGCAACAGTTACATTAGCTATGCTGACTTTGCCATTGCCATCGCCGATGAAGTGGAGCAAGCTTCCGTATTAAAAGGCCGTTTTTCCGTTGTAGGGGATGAACTGTAA
- a CDS encoding gamma-glutamylcyclotransferase family protein has protein sequence MQGNNKNLLFVYGTLRKGGANDHYLQHSELVEGMCWITGEMHNTPFGYPIVRFRGQEKIRGELYAVTSEELVRIDKLEGYDPKGKSENEYERVECTVYTDESEATAYTYIAGKGFAPINEPIIGGDWLVFLARKKTGR, from the coding sequence ATGCAAGGAAACAACAAAAATCTCCTATTCGTTTATGGGACATTGCGAAAAGGCGGCGCCAACGACCATTACTTGCAGCACAGCGAGTTAGTAGAGGGTATGTGTTGGATCACAGGGGAAATGCACAATACACCATTTGGCTATCCGATTGTTCGTTTTCGCGGCCAGGAGAAAATTAGAGGCGAGCTTTATGCTGTCACCAGCGAAGAACTTGTCCGTATTGACAAATTAGAAGGCTACGATCCAAAAGGCAAAAGCGAAAATGAGTATGAGCGTGTCGAATGCACTGTCTATACAGACGAAAGCGAGGCAACTGCTTACACGTATATTGCTGGAAAAGGTTTCGCCCCTATCAATGAACCAATCATTGGTGGGGATTGGCTCGTTTTTTTGGCAAGAAAGAAAACGGGACGTTGA
- a CDS encoding aminotransferase yields MNTGMEPTLAKKDEQYVWHAMQRPGAAPLIADSGEGSWFTDINGNRYMDGVSGLWCLNLGHGQTEIIEAATEQMNKLAYFPLSLGHQPAIALAEKLAALLGGGFRTFFANGGSDANETAFKIARQYHKQTGSPEKQKIISRYRGYHGNSLGALAATAQANRKIKYDAALPGFLHIPPPYAYRSSFGSAAEDDQRAADFLEQTILWEGPETIAAFIMEPIISGGGVISPQSNDYYKRVRDICDRYQVLLILDEVVSGFGRTGKLFGFMHGDDDFKPDIITLAKGLTSGYLPLGATCVAENVYQAFDGKGETSHFRHISTYGGHPASCAVALKTIDIIEREQIVNRVEALCRTILSKLKQLEQLSIVGEVRGIGFLYGIELVQDKQIKEPADDDTMKAIVNACQKQGLIIGKNSDTIPGGGNVLIIAPPLTSSEEDLAFLVDTVSSVLRTFA; encoded by the coding sequence GTGAATACTGGAATGGAACCGACATTGGCTAAAAAAGACGAGCAATATGTCTGGCATGCGATGCAACGTCCAGGGGCCGCGCCCCTTATCGCCGATTCAGGTGAAGGGTCTTGGTTTACGGATATAAATGGCAACCGCTACATGGACGGCGTATCCGGGCTATGGTGCCTAAACCTTGGACACGGGCAAACGGAAATCATTGAAGCAGCGACTGAGCAAATGAACAAACTTGCCTACTTTCCCCTTTCCCTTGGCCACCAGCCAGCGATCGCTTTGGCTGAAAAATTAGCCGCTTTGCTTGGTGGCGGGTTTCGCACCTTTTTTGCCAACGGCGGCTCTGACGCGAACGAAACGGCCTTTAAAATCGCGCGCCAATACCATAAGCAAACCGGCTCCCCAGAAAAACAAAAAATCATTTCCCGTTACCGCGGCTATCATGGCAACTCCCTTGGCGCCCTTGCGGCTACGGCCCAAGCAAACCGCAAAATAAAGTACGACGCTGCTTTGCCTGGCTTTTTGCATATTCCACCGCCTTACGCCTATCGATCAAGCTTTGGCTCTGCTGCGGAAGACGACCAACGGGCCGCTGATTTTCTTGAACAAACGATTTTATGGGAAGGTCCTGAAACAATCGCCGCATTTATAATGGAACCGATTATTTCCGGCGGCGGCGTCATTTCCCCTCAATCAAACGACTATTACAAACGTGTCCGCGACATTTGCGATCGCTATCAAGTCTTGCTCATTTTAGATGAAGTCGTCTCTGGTTTCGGCCGGACCGGTAAACTGTTTGGCTTTATGCATGGCGATGACGATTTCAAACCTGACATCATCACACTGGCAAAAGGGCTTACGAGCGGCTATCTCCCACTAGGCGCTACGTGCGTTGCCGAAAATGTGTATCAAGCATTCGACGGAAAAGGCGAGACCAGCCATTTCCGCCACATCTCCACCTACGGCGGACACCCGGCGTCTTGCGCGGTCGCGTTAAAAACGATTGATATTATTGAACGTGAACAAATTGTCAATCGAGTCGAAGCGCTATGCCGCACTATTCTCAGCAAGCTAAAACAACTTGAACAACTTTCGATTGTCGGCGAAGTGCGCGGAATTGGCTTCCTTTACGGCATAGAACTTGTTCAAGATAAACAGATCAAGGAGCCAGCTGATGACGATACAATGAAAGCGATTGTAAACGCTTGCCAAAAACAAGGGCTGATCATCGGCAAAAACAGCGACACGATTCCAGGAGGAGGCAATGTTTTAATTATCGCCCCACCACTCACTTCTAGCGAAGAAGATTTAGCTTTTCTCGTTGATACCGTGTCCAGCGTTCTGCGTACATTTGCATAA